AGCGCGCGTGGTCGTCGGTCACGGGCAGGCGGCCTTGCACGAAGTCCACCAGTGCAGCGGTAAAGCGGCCGGGCTGCTCGAAGCTGGAAATATGCGCGGCAGGCAGTTCGACGAAGCGCGCACCGGGAATCGCATCGGCCAGTGCGCGGCCCTCCTGCGCGGTGGTCGACGGGTCCTGGCTGCCGGCGATGACCAGCACCGGCACCGGAATCGACGACAGCGCCTCGCGGAAGTCGGCGTCGCGCACCGCCGCGCAGCTGGCCGCATAGCCGCGTGGGTCTAGTCCTGCCAGCACGCTGCGCAGGCCGTCCAGGGCTCGGTCGGCCGTGGCGGCAAACCCGGGAGTGAACCAGCGCTCGACCGAAGGCGCGACCATCACGCCCATGCCGTCGCGCAGCACGGTATCGATGCGCGAATTCCATCCCTCGGCGTTGCCGATCTTCGCGGCGGTATTGGCCAGAACGATGCGGGAGAAGCGCTCGGGCGCATGGATGCCGAGCCACATCCCGGTCAGGCCGCCCATCGACAGGCCACAGAACACGGCCTGGCCGATACTCAATGCATCCAGGATAGCGATCACGTCCTGGCCGAGTTGTTCAGCTGTGAAGGCATCGCCGGGTGCGGTCGAGCGGCCGTGGCCGCGCGTGTCGTAGCGCACCACGCGAAAGCGCCCGGCCAGCGCGGCGGCCTGTGGCTCCCACATGGTGTAGTCGGTGCCAAGCGAGTTGGAGAAGACGATGGCCGGTGCGGATGCGGGGCCGTCGACGGTGTAGAAAAGCCGGGCACCGGCGTGATCGAGATAGGGCAATGCAGTCTCCTGAGAATCTTCAGGCCGGTCGGCGTGCGGCACGTCCGGCGAGCGCGGATTTCCACGCCTGCACGGCAGCGTCGGCAAAGGCTGCTGACTGGCCCGCGTAGTTGGCGGGGTTGGCGAGGCGGTCGAGCGTGGCGTCGTCGAGCAGGCCCGCATGGGCAGGCTCCTCCTGCAGCGTGCGGGCCAGAGCATCGCACAGGCTGGTGCCATCGGCCACGGCACGCCGCGAGGCGCGCTCCACCACGTGATGCGCCTGCAGCCGGCCGATCCTGCCGCCGAGCTCCAGCATCGCGGCTTCGCCGAGAATCAGCCCATGCGTGAGATCAAGGTTGGCACGCATGCGCGCCGCATCGACCTGCAGCCCCGCCACCACCTCGCCCATCTGGCGC
This genomic window from Cupriavidus sp. P-10 contains:
- the pcaDC gene encoding bifunctional 3-oxoadipate enol-lactonase/4-carboxymuconolactone decarboxylase PcaDC codes for the protein MPYLDHAGARLFYTVDGPASAPAIVFSNSLGTDYTMWEPQAAALAGRFRVVRYDTRGHGRSTAPGDAFTAEQLGQDVIAILDALSIGQAVFCGLSMGGLTGMWLGIHAPERFSRIVLANTAAKIGNAEGWNSRIDTVLRDGMGVMVAPSVERWFTPGFAATADRALDGLRSVLAGLDPRGYAASCAAVRDADFREALSSIPVPVLVIAGSQDPSTTAQEGRALADAIPGARFVELPAAHISSFEQPGRFTAALVDFVQGRLPVTDDHARYDAGLSVRREVLGSAHVDRSLARLTPLNEEFQNLITRYAWGEIWTREGLPRHTRSLLTIAMMVALNRSEELKLHLRAAANNGVTRDEIKEVLLQTAIYCGVPAANSAFHLAEEVFAEMDRPA